Below is a genomic region from Fusarium oxysporum Fo47 chromosome VIII, complete sequence.
AAGGTCGAAGTCGAGGAAGGAGTTTTGGTCGCGTTGAGATTGATACCGTTGACGAGGCTTTCGATGAACCTGCGCCGTGTCCGATTATTCCAGCGCAATTCATACCAGACAAGCGAGCAAGTGTATATCTTGAACCAAACTACCGATATGATCGAAACGATGTCCATCATCCGCGCCCAGAGTCATATCATGGAGGATCAACTCTCTCATCTTATCCACGAAGCGAACTGTCACAACCTTCCCGTCCCTCGAGCTCTTCATCAATCGACAAACCATTTCCTCGATCCCGCACAATGGCCAGCGTTGCTCTACGAAATCAACGTCTGGATGATATAAACGAACACATTCCAGTGCGGACATCTTCTCTAAACGTCAATTCACAAGCAAATATCACTCCTACGACACAGTCATCTGGTTTCTCGAGCATCCAATACCCCATTGGCCATCATACGCCAAGCACTTCTATCGATGCATCTCTGCCACCTTCGATCAAGATGCATCCTGAGCATGAGCAGAGTGCTGCAGTTAACCAGAATACGCGGCAAAGCTCACCTGGGGATGACTATTCCGCCGAGACGCTTGTCCCATCACGGACGGATATTGAACAACATCTCGGCCACCCCATGACAGCCGGCCACGACATGGATCTGTACCTCTCGGATGCGAGCGAAGACTCGGTAGACTCTTTCGTCGCATGGAAAGAGAAGCGTCGTGATGGCGAAGGACTCCTTATGAAGGACAACTACGGCATGTCAGGCGATGGCCTCCCAGGAATATACGAACCCCTCCCCATCCTCAAAGCTCCGGCCTCACCTCCCCCGATCCCCATGATCCCCTCTGAGCCAGCCCTCAAACGtcccaaaacaccaaaaagcCCAAAAAGTCCCCAACGACCTCGCACACGAAGCAACAAATCCACCCCCCGACGCACCCGCCGATCCCGCAGCCGCACAACAACACCCCGTCGAACGCGCCAGGTTTCTACCTCCGAAGACCCAGACTCCGATTCATTCTGGGAGAGCGACACCCCCGTCGCACCAGGTTTTGTGTCTCTCGCAGACTTGGGCATTGATCTTCGTGAAATAGGTTGGGATCAGTATGGTCTTACGGAAGCGGATGATGCAAAGGTTGATATACAGACTGCTATTAAACTGCGCAAGgcgatggagaagaggaagaagcagcagcagagggttgatgatgaggggtGTGCGGCGGATGTAGAGGATTAATGAAGAAATGAAGCATAGAGTTTGGGATAGGGATACTACGGTACGATGGATTTCTTTTGTATGATGATTTGGGCGTTGATATATGGGGGTGTTGTTTGTATAACATTGTTGGGTCATGGATAGATGATGAGTTATAGCATAACGATGGATACCAATGCGCAtttgtttctttgttcaaCCAAACTTACATGTGCTTCGATGTGATGGTTTTGTTGACTGAATATGCCAAACCCACGGAAATCTCTCTCATGAAGTCAATTGACTGAGCCGAGCTTACCACAATCCCATGAGAATCTTCTCACTCCGATATGCAGTCACCCGAAGCCACGGTAAGGTAAGGTCTGCGCTCTCATCTCGTCCCGTCCCGTCATGCGCATCCAAAAAAGGAGATTCTCCCAAAGAGGCAAGTTTTTATTCCAACGACGAGGAGTCATTGtaaaaagattataatacaAGTTGTGATGATATGCAAAAGTAATGAATCGTTTTGCCCCGTACTGGAATCGAACCAGTGATCTTCGCATTACGAGTGCGACGCCTTACCACTTGGCCAAGAGGGCTAGATGAGTTATTAAACGCTAAGGTGCTTTTTGGGTATATGCTCGCTGCCCGAGCTGATTGACCTAGGCGTGTAAAATCTCCTTATCCATCGCTGGTAGAATTTTACCGAATGATTAGCTGCTAAAGATTTGGTTTCGGATGTTGGGGTATTGCTCTCCCGGCACGGTGGACAGAGCACCGGGTTGCTCTTTAAGTCCTCGTCTAGACTCGTCGCGTCAGTCTCCGAGGTTTCAAGCTATCTCTTCGGTATGACGGGGCGTGAAAAAACAATGAAGAACGGCCAGATATCATGGAATAGGTCTTTATTCACTCTTAGCATAGTATCCCTTTCACAAGAAGGTAAAAGAGTTCCGTATTGTATTCCGGCGGCTACGGCCGGAGGGTCCCCACAAATCCGGCGACCGGGGCTCTGACCAGGACGGGGTGCCATTTTCTGGCTGGTTTCTGAACTAACCACACTGTCACTGTATTATCAGTGAGATTGTGCATGACAATCCCTCGGTAAATAGATGTTATGACGCAAAACCTGGAGTTTATGTTACAGCCTTAGCAACTCACGGGTGCATCATGATGATATCATGTTACAACATGATCGTTTAAGAGACCACCGAAGCCATGGTGCGCAAGCTTGAGATGAAAGAAGCACAATCTAATCAAAGACTTAGAAAGTAAAATCGTCTTCACAGCTACCATAATGTCTCATGTCAACTTGCTCAAAGCCGCCCGCCCAGCATGGCGAGCCTCAACCGCAATCCCCAAGGCCGCTATCAGGCCCTTCTCAGTATCCAGTCAGCTTAGGACTCCTCCGATTCTGTTGGAAGATAAAGACAAAGGTTTCGGGTTTATCCGCCACAACAAGCGTCCACCGAAACCTCGGTCTGTCGGAGTGACTGAGATTCGGGGGCCATATTACTCAGTGATGGGAAAACGATACCTACAGGATGTCCTTGAGACGTGAGTATACCAGATAATTAGAGGTAATGAATACTGACGGGGAAAGGATGGGACACCATGTCGATGGGCTCAAGTTTGCCGGTGGTTCCTTTTCCCTATTCCCAGAAGATAAACTCAAAGAGCTCATCAATCTCGCTCACGAGTACAACGTCTACGTTTCTACTGTAAGTATCTTCGCCTATCTCAAAGCATTACTGACCGCAATATCAGGGCGGATGGATGGAGCACGTCCTTCTTCAATCTGATCCCGCGTGGGCTGTGGATCAATATCTCAAGAAGTGCAAACAACTCGGCTTCGATGTTATCGAAATCTCATCAGGCTTCCTCTCTATCCCCCAAGACGACTGGCTCCGCATCGTCGATAAAGTCCACTCCGCCGGTCTAATCGCCAAACCCGAATGCGGCATTCAATTCGGCGCTGGCGGCGACACAGAAGCTTCCGAGCTCTCGTCCCTAGGAACATCTGATCCCTCAAAGATAATCCACATGGGAAAACGTTTCATCGACGCTGGAGTAGAGCGCATCATGATTGAGAGCGAGGGAATCACAGAGAATGTTAAGAGTTGGAGGACGGATGTAATTCAGCAGATTTTGAGGGAGTTGCCGCAGGAGAAAGTCATGTTTGAGGCGGCGGACCCAAAGGTGTTTAATTGGTATGTAAGAGAGTTTGGGACTGATGTTAATTTGTTTGTGGACCATTCGCAGATTGTGCAGTTGTCGTGTTTGAGGGAGGGAATTTGGGGACAATCTGATACGTTTGGATCGGTTGTTAATTACAGGCCTTGATGTTTTGTTAGTTGAGGTGTAAGTTTGTTGTGGTTTGGACAAGCAATTGGCTCGTCTAAATCGTGATGCCATCATGATGCACTGAGTGACCCCGCGATGGGGCAGGACAATCTCGATGGAAGCACTGCACACTGACATCATTGCTCAGAGATATAAATAACATGTCACGATCATTTAAATTTCTTCATTCACTTACATTTACTGGGAATCTGCTATAAGAGAAGTGTGTTTACTGACTGACCACAATTAAACAACATGTCTCAAGCTGGAAAAGATGGTTCATTCCACCCTGTTCCTGAGGCTCAGGCACAGAAGCTTCCTGGGTACGCACGTGATCAATTGACTTGTCTCGGATGAACTTCTAACATCAGGTCACAGAACCGAAAAGGATATGAACCCTACAAGCGAGTCGACCAAGCTCGAAGGCAAGGATGAGTTCCACGAGTACAGAGCCGCCAACAAGCTTGAGGGGGCCAAAGCTCTTATCACCGGTGGCGAGTAAGCTGCGACAGCCTCCCCGATATAAACAATCACAACTGACATCTGTAGCTCTGGTATTGGCCGCTCAGTAGCAGTCCTCTTCGCCCGCGAAGGTGCAGACGTAACGATCGTCTACCTcccagaagaacaagaagacgCCGAAGAGACCAAGCGCATGGTCGAGAAGGAAGGTCACAAATGTCTTCTCTTCGCTGGAAACCTCATGGACAATGAGACCTGCAAGAACGCAGTCCAGAAACACGTTGATGAATATGGCAAGATTGATGTCCTGGTGAATAATGCTGGGAAGCAGTTCATGTGTGAGGACTTTAAGGATATTGATCTGGATGATGTGGAGAGTACTTTCCGAAGTAATATTCTTCAGATCTTCGCTATGACGAAGTATGCGCTTCATCATATGGAAAAGGGTGGCTCGTAAGTCTACACTTCCTTTTGTGAGCCTAACTAACAATTTAGTAtcatcaactcaacatcTACCGTTGCATTCAGAGGAACAGCGCACATGGTAGACTACGCATCTACAAAAGGCGCCATCACTTCCTTCACACAATCGCTGTCAAAGCAACTCGTCAAGAAGGGCATTAGAGTCAATGCCGTAGCTCCAGGGCCTGTGCACACACCTCTGCAGCCTGCTTCTCGACCGGCGGAGCAGATGGAGGGATTCGGCAAGAATTCGCAGTTGGGAAGAGTTGGACAGCCGAGTGAGATTGCACCGAGTTAtgtcttcttggcttcgaAGGATGCGACGTTGTTTCATGGACAGGTCCTCCATGCTTATCCGCTTGGTGACTAGAGGTTGTAGCGGTAGTTAGAGCAATGGATATGTATGTTTCGGAATGTAATCGAGACTGCTGGTGCATGGCAGAGCAAGTGGAACGGGCTCACGGTTTTGTTGCATGCCATCCTGTCAGAAGCTTCAGCCGCAAGCAATATATAAGCCtctgtcatcatcaagatgccGAGCTGAAAGTGCGGTGAACTAAATACCATTCCAATATGCAAATCCTATGTCATCGCTGACCATACTTCAGCATTCTCAACAATCACAGAATCTCATAAAAGCCACGGACGTACAGTATCTGCATGTTTCAACAGGATAGGCATCCCCCTCgattctcagcctcagcagtctAATGCACTTGAGAcgaagcatcatcatcactaaCCCCAATATAAGACACAATGGCCGTATTGGTCGTTAGTCGCCAATAGTCTCATGCCGGCCAGCCACATTTGGACAGCACCCAATTATTCCGAGAGCTGAAGGGCCGCTCGGTTCGTATTGATGCCGCTAGGAACGGCTACGGCCCGTGAGATCTGGTGTTCTAGGCTTGGATGGACTGCATCGATAGTTTCGTTGGTGAGAAGACGCGCAGTCATCTGCGGGGAAAGCTCACCACGGTATGTGATGAAAGTCTCAATTTGAGCGGGGTTTGCTATAATGCAGTCGATTTATCCTTCCTTATCACATTGCTTGGCTCAGCTAGCCACTTTGTTGGCGTTGTGATTGAGCTTTCCGGATGGGAACCTCCATGGCCAGACTCATTAGCCAAAGGTCCTGCATAAATAGAGCGCATGTTCCCAGCGagaaagccagtctcatTCAATTGAAGCAGAGAAATATATAGCAATtgtcttcatcatgtctctCCCAGCTGAAGAACACCACCTCCATACCCGTGCCTTCAAGCACATGTGGGCACGACACGTCGCCCAAAAAGGCTTCGAAGATGATGTCCAAGCCGCAGCCAAGCGCGTCATCCAAGCTCAACAGGAGCATCCTGAGCTTTTCCCAAAGAAGGttcatgaagatgaaggcgtTAGTAAGATCCTGGACAAGACCCAGAAGCTCACTGGTGTTGGATTCGTCCCCAGAAAGTCCAACCATCTTGAGATTGGTATCATCGGCGCTGGTGTCGCTGGCCTTTTCACTGCTATGGTGTTCGACTGGTTGAATGAGCAGTGTGAAAAGGAGGGATTGAAGATTGAGTATGACATTATGGAAGCGGCGAAGATGAATAGGCTGGGAGGAAGGTTGTATACGCATCGGTTTTCGTATGGTGAGCATGATTACTATGATGTTGGCGCTATGCGATTCcccaacaacaccatcatgaAGAGGTAAGTCTCTCGATGGATCGTTGGTGTCGCAATTGCTCACATGTTGCAGGACCTTCCAGCTGTTCAATTATATCGGACTCAAGCCCGGAAAAGGTGGCCTGATCCCATACTACATTGGAGATGAGGACAATGTGTGCCCAACATACTTCAACGATGTTTCCAGCGTCGGGAATGTTTGGACCGCAGAAGCGGATGATCcattcaagatcaacgagGGTCTTCCTGATAAAGCCAAGATCCCCGTTCAGTACGTCTACTTCCTCCATCCCCGGCAGGTCACTAACAATAACATAGCCTACTCCAGGTGAACCCTTCAGACCTAGTCAGTGAGGCCCTGGAGGACTTCATCAAGGTGGCTGCGGAGAAGTTCAAGAAAGCTGTTGACGAGAATGATGAAAAGGGACCCGAGACGACTAAACTTTGGGCCCTTCTCATGGAGGCTGATAAGCTTAGCACTCGCCAGTTTCTCGCTTCGTGAGTAACCCAGTGCACCTGGATATTTGTAGTAGACTGACGCCGTGGTAGGGGAGATGGTgacaggaagaagagggagggcATCCCTAAGGACAACTCTGGTCCTATTCCCGAAGGACCGGGATACAACTACAATACCATCGAGTGGCTCGAGTCAGCCACATAGTAAGTAACCCTCAAGAACGCATTCGCATCTGTACTGACCCTTCTCAGCGGCACTGGATGGTACGACCAATCCCTCACAGAATGCGTTCTCGAAGAACTCGACTTCGCAACTCCAAAATCAATCGATGGCCAACCCACCAACTACTGGTGGTGCATTGACGGCGGCGCCCAAACCATCGCGCACCGCATGGCAAAAATGATTAAACAACCCGTCCAGTACAACAGCCAAGTCGTCGCCATAGACGCCCAAGTCGAAGAGCGCAGGAAACGCAAGCCCAAGGACTACACTTCGATGAAAATCCGCATTAACAAGAATCAAGTTGTCAAAGAGAAAGAGTACTTTGCTGTGTTCAACAGTACCACGCTTGGTGCTCTTCAGAGAATGGATCTGAAGGATGCGGGTCTTCTTTGGGGTACGAAGCAGGCAATTCGGGCTTTGGGATATGGTGCTTCGTGCAAGGTTGGTATCAAGTTTGAGACCGCGTGGTGGCAGAAGGCCCCTTTCAACATCAAAAAGGGTGGTATCGCGCATACTGATCTTCCCCTCCGGGTTTGTGTGTATCCGTCCTACAACATCGAGTCCAATGAAGGCCAGGATTGGGATCCTAACAAGCCCGCTGTTCTTCTGTGCTCTTACACCTGGGGCCAGGATGCGCAACGTATTGGATCTCTGATCTCACCCGAGACGCCCAAGAATGAAGAGCAGCTTCTCTCCGTTCTTCTCCATGATCTTGCGCTGTTGCACTCAAAGCAGAGCGACTACACGTACGATCAGcttctcgcccttctcaagGATCAGTACCAGGACCATCATGCGTACGATTGGTACAGAGACGAGAACATGTCTGGCGCTTTCGCATACTTCGGCCCAAGTCAATTCTCCAACATGTGGTCAGAGATCATCAAGCCCAACGCCTACGGCCAACTGTACCTCATCGGCGAAGCGTCCTCCTCCCACCATGCATGGATCGTCGGCGCCCTCGAGAGCGTCATCCGCGCAGTATATCTGATGTTTGAGGGCCTTCAAAAGCAAGAACCCGATAACGCAGCTTACAAGAAAGCCATTGAGCTCTTGAGTAAAGAACCCGAAACTCCCAAAGAAGGCGGTGATGTCTTTGGTGGATTTCCGGGTGATAAACCCCAAGAGCCGCAGAA
It encodes:
- a CDS encoding -phospho-3-sulfolactate synthase-domain-containing protein → MSHVNLLKAARPAWRASTAIPKAAIRPFSVSSQLRTPPILLEDKDKGFGFIRHNKRPPKPRSVGVTEIRGPYYSVMGKRYLQDVLETMGHHVDGLKFAGGSFSLFPEDKLKELINLAHEYNVYVSTGGWMEHVLLQSDPAWAVDQYLKKCKQLGFDVIEISSGFLSIPQDDWLRIVDKVHSAGLIAKPECGIQFGAGGDTEASELSSLGTSDPSKIIHMGKRFIDAGVERIMIESEGITENVKSWRTDVIQQILRELPQEKVMFEAADPKVFNWYLRSGKDGSFHPVPEAQAQKLPGTEKDMNPTSESTKLEGKDEFHEYRAANKLEGAKALITGGDSGIGRSVAVLFAREGADVTIVYLPEEQEDAEETKRMVEKEGHKCLLFAGNLMDNETCKNAVQKHVDEYGKIDVLVNNAGKQFMCEDFKDIDLDDVESTFRSNILQIFAMTKYALHHMEKGGSIINSTSTVAFRGTAHMVDYASTKGAITSFTQSLSKQLVKKGIRVNAVAPGPVHTPLQPASRPAEQMEGFGKNSQLGRVGQPSEIAPSYVFLASKDATLFHGQVLHAYPLGD